From Nitrospirota bacterium:
ATCGAGGAGCGCGCTGATCGAGGTGTGGCGGAGCATGAACTGCTGCTGCGACCGCTCGTTATGGACGAGCAGGTAGGAATAGGCGAGCGTGCTCAGCTCATGGACCTCATTGATGATCCGGGCGGCGGTTACATTCCTCTCCCGGGTGTCCTCGAGCGTCCGGGAGAAGAGCGAGATGACGAGCAGGACGAGAGCGGCGGCGCCGATCGGCAGCAGTGCGGCGATTTTCAGCCGGGTGCTTATCGTCATCGGGCAGGGGTCAGGGGTCAGGGGTCATCGATGGGTCACGGTGACCATCGAGGGATCGATCTTCTCGAGGGCTGCGGGATAGAGCGTGTCGAGAAAATTGGGAACCCCGCGGCCGGTCCCGCCGGACTTCTTGCCGAGCAGCCATGCTGCCTGGTCTTCGAGACTGACGAGCAGGCTCTGGTCGAGCTCCACCGCGAAATTGAAATCGTTCCAGGCCTCGTCGATTACCGACGGAGACAGGCCCGTGCAGCGGGCCGTTATGGTGCGGGCTTCATCGGGAGACTCCCTGATGAAACGGGTCGCCTTCACCAATGCCCGAAGGAGACGGTTGATCGCCTCCGGGTTTTTCAGGATGAACTCCCGCGGGCCGGCGAGATTCAGGGTCATCGTATAAATGTCGGGGTCATGGAGCGCAAGGGCGTTGCTCCCGAGCATGTTCCGGAGCTGCGCCGTGTGGGGCAGCCAGACCGATACTGCATCGACCTCTCCTCTTGTCAGCGCCCCGGCGATTTCGGCCGGCCTCAGATCGACGATCGTTATCTCGTCCTGCGCTACGTGGTGGAGCGTAAGATAGATATACAGGAAGAACTCGCTATTGGTGCCGAGGCTTACGCCGATCTTTTTCCCCCTGAGGTCTGCCGGCGAGGAGATGCCGCGGTCCCTCCGGGCGATGATCATGGTCGCCCGGTCGCTGTCACTGAGAGTTGCGATGACGAAGACGCTCTTGCCTTCGACGGCTGCACGCGCGATAGGCGTCTCGGCAACGGTCGCGAGATCGGCATGCCCGCGGAGAGCGGCATCGAGCGCGCCCTTGCCGGTCTCGAACGTGCGGAGGACTACTTTCAGCCCTTCATCCTTGAAATACCCCTTCTGGTAGGCTATGTACAGCGGAGCAGCATGCGGGATGGGGACCACTGCTATGGTGGTGGCGCGCTGCCCGGGCGAGGGCGTGCGCTCCCGCTCGCGGCTGCACCCTGAAAGGCCGGCCATCCCCATGACCACGAGAAGTAGTATTACCGCCTGAGCCGCTGCTCTCACGTATCCTCCGGAAGTGAACTCGATCGTGCGGTACCGCCTCATCTTCTCAATTATAGACGATTTTGGAGGAGAAGCATACCTCGATCTGCTTGAACACAAAGGCGAAAAGCCTTGACAACGATACAGCGGTAAGGTAAAGTGATAAAGCCTCGATAATATCATATAAGGTAAGATGCAAGGGATCGGAAACACCATATCATAACATCAGGAGCAGGATCATGATGAAAAAGGGCGTACTCATAGCACTTGCAGTGTTGTTCGCCGCCGGCTGCGCCGGAGAGGCGACGCAGCTGCGTATGAAAGATGCCGTTGCGAACGAGGAGAAGGTGATCGTTTTTCCCAACGGCACGATCTTCGGCGGGGCATCGAGAGACCAGGCTGCGGAGCTTGCGCGCATCTTTGTCGAGTCGCACAACCAGTCGCTGCAGGAGATGGACGAGATCGAGGCAGCGATCGACCGGGCGCTCAAGAACCAGGATGCGATGAAGGAGGATATGCAGCAGGCCTCCCGGCGCTCCGAAGAGGCGCTGCAGCGGATCATCGCGTCGACGGAGCAGATCTCGCAGCGGCATACCGAGACCGCCCAGCAGACCATCCAGATGATCGAGCAGCTCGCCAGGAAACAGGGGACGGGCGAGATCACGATCTTCTATCCTATCGGTTCGGCAAAAATAGGAAAGGATTCGCTCGAGTATGAGCGGCTCGTCGGGTTTGCCGATTACCTCTCGCGCGAGAGCAGGGGGAGAAAGCTGGTGCTCATCTCTATCGGCAGCGCCTCGGCGGTGGGCGACCGGAAGGCCAATCTCAAGCTGGCGAAGGGCCGGGCCGAGTTCCCGGTCGATATCCTGGATAAATACCTCGTCAATGTCCCGCACGAATTCTTCAAGGTCTACGGCACCGGCGACATGTACAGCCCCAGAGAGGCGAGCGCACAAGAGCATGAGCGCTATCAGCATGCCAGGATCATCGCGGTCTACGAGGCCGACCAGATGCCCGGACTGCCCGCCGAGCCCTCGGAAGCGGAAAAATAGACTTGCTGACCCTTACGGCGGCGCTGCGCCCCTGATACGGCAGCGCCGCCCGCATCCCGCCGCTCTCTTCCTGCATCGCCCTTTCCCGGCATTCTCACATCGGGACGTCATCCTGTCTGCTGAAGGAAACTCACAAGGGGGATGCGTGCCTTGACAAGGGGTGGGTTGTCCGCTAGATTTTGAATTAGGTAAGTAGGAGTGCGTCCTTATCGTATTCACCATGCCGTCTTCCACAAGGAGGGGGAAATGTTGAGACAGGTGATGCTCGTTACGGCGGTGGCGCTGCTCGCCGCCGGTTGTGCAGGGAGGACGACGACGATGTACATGAAAGACGCACAGGCGAAGGAAACGGCTGTCGAGTTTCCCAATGGCACGGTCCTGGGCGGCGCCTCGAAAGAGCAGGCGAGCACGCTGGCCCGGCTGTTCGTCGACTCGCACAATATGGCGATGCAGGAGATGGCCGATGTCCGCCTGGCGCACAGCCAGATGCTCAAGGGCCAGGACGAGATGAAGAAGTTCGCCCAGCATACCGATGCGCGTCTGCAGCAGTTCCTCGATTCTACGGAGCGGCTCTCCCGGAAGAGCTCGGAGACCGCCGAGGCTGCGCTCAGGATGCTGGAGCAGCTGTCGAAGAAGCAGGGCACCGGAGAGATCACCGTATTCTTCCCGACGGGCGTCAGCCGGGTGAGCAGGAACTCCCTCGAGTATAATCGGCTGGTCAGCTTTGCCGACTACATCGCGCGGGAGAGCAGGGGGAGAAAGGTGCTGCTCATCTCGATCGGCTGCGCTTCCGCCACCGGCAGCAAGAATACGAACATGAGGCTCGCCAGGAACCGCGCCGAGTACCCGGTCGATGTGATCCGCAAATACCTGATCAATACGCCCCATGAGTTCTACAAAGTCTACGGCGTCGGCGATATCTACAGCCCGCAGAGCGTCAGCATGAAGGAGCACGAGCGGTACCAGCACGCCCGCTTGATCGCGGTATTCGAAGATGACGATGCGATCGAGCTCCCGGTCGAGCCTATGGAGCATTTCTAGACGTTCGTTCCCGCCGCAGTGCAGCCTGATGAGCGATCAGCCGGACACCCTCCTCCGCCCCCCTTCGCACCTCCCGCCGGGGGAGGGGACGGGGGGGTGGGTCTGGAGGCCCGGCGCCTGTTATTCTGTTATAATGTGAAGGAGCGCCATGCACTTTCTGATACGTCTGCTCATCAATGCCTTCGCCCTCTGGGTCGCCGCAAAGGCGGTTCCGGGGATCAGCCATCACGGCTCCTCGGTGATGCTGCTGCTCGTGGCGCTGGTCTTCGGTCTCCTGAACGCCTTTGTGCGGCCGCTCCTGAAGCTGCTCACCCTGCCGCTCCTGCTGCTCACCCTGGGGCTCTTCATCCTTATGCTCAACAGCATCATGCTGTGGCTGACCGGCTCTGTTTCCGAGGCGCTCGGCCTCGGGTTCCGCGTGGCGGGGTTCTGGCCCGCGTTCTGGGGCGCGCTGGTGATAAGCGTTATCAATATTATTTTTTCTCTCTTTGTCCCGGAGGAGTAGCCGCAGTGGCCGAACCGTCCTCGAAGTCTTCCACAGCAGCGCCCGTGGTTGCAGAGCACACCCTGCAGCAGCTCGAGTTCGACAAGATCCTCGGGTTGATCGCGGCTTCGGCGAGCAGCGAGGCCTCGGAAGAGGCGGTGCGCGAGCTCCGGCCGCTCGCCGACCGGGAAACGATCGGGACGAGACTGGTTCAGATCGGCGAGCTCTTACGGATGTCCCAGGAGGGAGCTCCCCTGCGCATAGGGCGGTTTGCCGATATCGCCGCGCTCCTGGCGAAGGTGCGGCCCGAAGGCGCGGTGCTCGAAGGATATGAGCTGGCGGGGTTCGTGCCGGTGCTCTCGGCGCTCGACGAGGTGCTGGAGCAGAGCAGCGGCCGCGAGGACATTCCACGGTTGAAGGAGCTGATCAGCGGGCTGACGGGCTTTCCTGATATCCTCCGTACCCTCGAACGGTCCCTCGACAGCGAAGGGGGCGTCCTCGACAGCGCGTCCTACCGGCTCGCCGAGGTGCGGGGGCAGATACGGAGGCTCGAGGCGCGCATCCGGAAGCGGCTCGAAGAGCTGGTGAGAGACGAAGAGGTCGCCGTCTTCCTGCAGGACGATTTCATCACCCAGCGCTCCGGCAGGTGGGTCATTCCGGTGCGGATGGATTCGAAGGGGCAGGTGGAGGGAGTAGTCCATGATGTCTCGAAGTCGGGAGAGACCGCGTTCGTGGAGCCGCTGGCGATCATCAGCAGCTCCAACGAGCTCGAGAACCTCATCGCCGAGCAGAAGGCAGAGGAGATCCGGATACTGAGGTCGCTCAGCGCCGCGATTCGCGAAGCGGCGGGTGCGCTCGAAGCCCAGTTCAGGACCCTGGTGTACCTGGATGTGCTGCGGAGTATCGCACGGGTTTCGGAGCGGCTCCGCATGGAGGTCCCGCTGATCAACGATGAGGCGACGGTCCATCTGGTGAGGGGCCGCCACCCGCTCCTGCAGCTTGCTCTCGAACGGGATGCGGGCGAAGAGCACCCGGACCGCCGCCGTCCCGACAACGATTCCGTTGTTCCCCTCGACGTCCGCCTGGGAGGCGAGAGCACGGTCATGGTGATCACCGGATCGAATGCAGGAGGAAAGACGATCGCGATCAAGACGGTGGGGCTGCTCCTGAGCATGGCGCTCTCGGGCATGCCGGTGCCGGCGGATTCAGCCTCGAGCTTCCCCCTCGTGCGCCGTCTGCTGATCGATATCGGCGACGAGCAGTCGATCGAGCAGAACCTTTCGACCTTCGCCGCCCATATCGCGAATATCTCCGGCATCCTGAAAAATGCCGATGCCAGGACGCTGGTGCTCATCGACGAGCTCGGGACCGGCACCGATCCCGAGGAGGGCGCGGCCCTTGCCTGCGCAGTGCTCAAGGAGTTGAGAGGCAGCAGGGCTCTCGTCTTCGCCACGACGCACCTCACCCAGATCAAGGGCTTCGTGCACCGGAGCGAAGGCATGCTCAACGCCTCGATGGAGTTCGATCAGCAGATGCTCAGGCCGCTCTACCGCCTGAGAGTCGGCGAGCCGGGGCAGTCCCATGCGCTCGCTATCGCCGGGAAGTACGGTCTGCCCGCCGGCATCATCGAGTCGGCAAAAGGCCTGCTGGGCGGCGTCAAGGTGGAGTTCGACAACCTCATCGCCGACCTGAACGGGAAGCGCGCAGCTTACGAACAAGCGCTCGCCGAGCTCGAGCGGCAGAGGACGGAGGCCGAAGAAGAGAACAGGAGGCTGACGGCCCTGGTGGCAGAGACAGAGGAGCGGCAGCGCGAGGCGCTCGGCCGGGCATACCGGGACGCGGCCGATATCATTGCGGGCATCAAGCGGGAGATGCATGCGCTGCTCGAAGAGGCGAAGAAGAAGGAGCGGGAAAGGAGCCGCGAAGCGATCAAGAAGGCGGAGCAGCTCCAGGAGCAGGTTGCGGCCGGGCTCAGGGAGTACGACCGCGAGTCGCGCCGGGCTCCCGCGATCGACGAGATCGCCGAGGGAGACGTGGTCTATGTGCGGTCGCTGGGGTACGACGCGCCCGTTGCCGGGGTCAGCCTGAAGCACAACCGGGTGCGGGTGCGGGCCGGGAACAAGGAGATCGAGGTGCCGGTGGCGGATATAGAGCTCAAGCGCGGCAGGCCGGCCGAGGCGAAGAGGGAGTCTGTCACCGTCACTGCTGCGGAGCGGGCCGGGGGACCGGACCGGGCAGGGTCACGGATCATGCTCGTCGGCCTGCGCGCGGACGAAGCGCTCTCGCGGCTCGAACCGTTTCTCAACCATGCGGCGCTCGAGGGATACAATGAAGTCACCATCGTCCATGGCGTGGGCGCCGGTATCCTCCAGAAAGTCGTCCGCGAGCATCTCGACGGCCATCCGCTGGTCAGGAAGTTCCGGAGCGGAGAGCCCCAGGAGGGAGGCAGCGGCGTAACCGTTGTAACGCTGGTGTGAGAGGGCGTACGCCCGTCCCGTCAGGATACTGCTATCCCTCCAGCAGCATCACCAGCGTGCTCGTCAGTGCCATCGCCCAGATGATGTCCGACGACGCTATCTGGTGGTTGCAGGTCGAGTCGAGGAGGAGGTCGACCCGCGGGGGATACTCTTCGTCCTCGAGCCAGAGGATGAGCGTTACCGGGACCCTCGGGACCGGGAAGAGGCGGAGCGACACGTCGCCATAGGCGAGCCGCTCTGCGCCGAATTCCCTGCCGCGCCGGAGAAAGCCCTCTTTATCCGTGCCGTACTTTTCGGCGATCCTGTCGAGCGGCAGGAGGTGCGTACCCGCGGAGAAGCGCTGCCCGCCTTTGATGTCCACCGGCTTTATCAGCCGCTCGGTAAGGGGGATGTCCTTTGCGTTCACGAGATACCAGAGCACCGACAGGCGGGCGTAATCCTTGAGCTTGCCGAGCACGAGGTCCCGGTGAGGGGACGAGGTGGTGATCGTCTTGTCCGCGGGAGATACCTCGACCTCCA
This genomic window contains:
- a CDS encoding ABC transporter substrate-binding protein, whose amino-acid sequence is MRRYRTIEFTSGGYVRAAAQAVILLLVVMGMAGLSGCSRERERTPSPGQRATTIAVVPIPHAAPLYIAYQKGYFKDEGLKVVLRTFETGKGALDAALRGHADLATVAETPIARAAVEGKSVFVIATLSDSDRATMIIARRDRGISSPADLRGKKIGVSLGTNSEFFLYIYLTLHHVAQDEITIVDLRPAEIAGALTRGEVDAVSVWLPHTAQLRNMLGSNALALHDPDIYTMTLNLAGPREFILKNPEAINRLLRALVKATRFIRESPDEARTITARCTGLSPSVIDEAWNDFNFAVELDQSLLVSLEDQAAWLLGKKSGGTGRGVPNFLDTLYPAALEKIDPSMVTVTHR
- a CDS encoding phage holin family protein, which produces MHFLIRLLINAFALWVAAKAVPGISHHGSSVMLLLVALVFGLLNAFVRPLLKLLTLPLLLLTLGLFILMLNSIMLWLTGSVSEALGLGFRVAGFWPAFWGALVISVINIIFSLFVPEE
- a CDS encoding endonuclease MutS2, translating into MAEPSSKSSTAAPVVAEHTLQQLEFDKILGLIAASASSEASEEAVRELRPLADRETIGTRLVQIGELLRMSQEGAPLRIGRFADIAALLAKVRPEGAVLEGYELAGFVPVLSALDEVLEQSSGREDIPRLKELISGLTGFPDILRTLERSLDSEGGVLDSASYRLAEVRGQIRRLEARIRKRLEELVRDEEVAVFLQDDFITQRSGRWVIPVRMDSKGQVEGVVHDVSKSGETAFVEPLAIISSSNELENLIAEQKAEEIRILRSLSAAIREAAGALEAQFRTLVYLDVLRSIARVSERLRMEVPLINDEATVHLVRGRHPLLQLALERDAGEEHPDRRRPDNDSVVPLDVRLGGESTVMVITGSNAGGKTIAIKTVGLLLSMALSGMPVPADSASSFPLVRRLLIDIGDEQSIEQNLSTFAAHIANISGILKNADARTLVLIDELGTGTDPEEGAALACAVLKELRGSRALVFATTHLTQIKGFVHRSEGMLNASMEFDQQMLRPLYRLRVGEPGQSHALAIAGKYGLPAGIIESAKGLLGGVKVEFDNLIADLNGKRAAYEQALAELERQRTEAEEENRRLTALVAETEERQREALGRAYRDAADIIAGIKREMHALLEEAKKKERERSREAIKKAEQLQEQVAAGLREYDRESRRAPAIDEIAEGDVVYVRSLGYDAPVAGVSLKHNRVRVRAGNKEIEVPVADIELKRGRPAEAKRESVTVTAAERAGGPDRAGSRIMLVGLRADEALSRLEPFLNHAALEGYNEVTIVHGVGAGILQKVVREHLDGHPLVRKFRSGEPQEGGSGVTVVTLV
- a CDS encoding DUF3786 domain-containing protein yields the protein MEQIVPMKIVHGEAKAWELLAALDPEEVCRNAAVSYDNERAVYTVRSFGMEVEVSPADKTITTSSPHRDLVLGKLKDYARLSVLWYLVNAKDIPLTERLIKPVDIKGGQRFSAGTHLLPLDRIAEKYGTDKEGFLRRGREFGAERLAYGDVSLRLFPVPRVPVTLILWLEDEEYPPRVDLLLDSTCNHQIASSDIIWAMALTSTLVMLLEG